The sequence AACCCTGCAGATAGAGCTTGTTTTGTGCTGCGGCCAATCCGTCCGGATCGTTGACGACGATCGCGCCGCGCTCGGCGGCGAGCCGCCCGAAGATGATGCCGGCCTGGGCCGCCCAGGGCCGTGTGGCGGCGTCCTCCGAAGGGTCGTTGCGCAGAAAGAGGATCTGTATATCCGTAATGTCCAGGACCTCGCGCCGCGTCGCATCACCCCGCAGTGCCGCAATGAAGGTTTCAGCCTTGCGCGGCTTTGCCGTTCCGAGAGAAAGCGCATGGACGGTCAGTCGGCCGTCGGGTGTCAGAACGAAATCGCCGGGCGTAAGGTAGACGATCTCATGGCCGCGGGCGAGGGCGGCGAGTGCCAGCGACGTCGTCGCATAGAACGTCTCTTCGCCCTCGATGGAGTTGACGAGAAAGGCAATGCGCATTCGGTTTCCTACTCTGCGATCAAGTCGAGCGGGGACAGTCCCCCTTGGGCTCGCTGAAGTCGGTCGCGCGCTTTGACCTCATCGAGAAAGATAGGGCGGAGCGCTGCGGCACCAAGGAGGCCGCGCAGGCTGAGCTCCTGGATCGCGCTGAAATGCGAGGCGGCGATCTTGCCCATCCAAAACGGTTCGAGACTGCCGCCGCGGGCCAGATGATCGAGAAGCTGCAACAGGCCGCGCAGGTAGATCGCGTCCTTGACCAGCCCGCCGCCGCGATAGATGCGCAGCGTGATGTTGAAGGCTTCGGCGGCGGTAAAGCCATGTCCGTCGACGAGCAGCCGGTAGGTCTGCGGAAAGGGTGCGCCGTCGAGCATGGCGACGCAGCCGACGACCCGTGCTGCCAGCACGCGCAACCGGTCGATCGTCATGCCGGCGCTCAGATATTCGGCAAAAACAGCGAGCCCCTCCTGCATGCCTTCGTAACCGGCCAGTCCGGAGCGGAGGATACGCAGTCCCTGGGCAGAACCGTTGAAATAGGTCAGCAGATGCACGCCGATCTCGTGGTTGAGCAGCGCCTCGACGCGATCGGCGTCGAGCGCGGAACTCCTGGCAATCAAAAGCTGGCCGCGCGAAACGAGCAGGCCGGCCGGCAGGTCGTCGCGGATGTCGATGGAGGCGGAAAAATCGGCCGACTGGCGCCGATAGGCCGTTATCATCGCCTGGGCGCGCTCCCTTATGTACTCGCAATCGCGCCTGTCGGCGCGAGATGACGGGGCGTCGGGATCGGGCGCCGTGCGTGCCAGGATTTCGGAGGCGGCGTCATGAAGCGTGGCTTCCACCGGGCCGTACAGGGCGCGGCCGAACTCGACGAAGGTGCGGGTTTCCCGCGCCGAGATCATCGACAGCTGCAGGTCGACCTCCTGCTGCTTTTCCCGGTAGAGGGCATAGAGCAGCGGATCTTCCAGGTGTTCGAAATTGAGCGAGAAGAGCTTCCGTTTGGCCGTCTCGATCTGCAGCGTCAGCGGGCGGTAGTAGAGGCGCGGGCTCTTGGAGAAGCCGCCTGAGGCGAACTCCGCCCAGGCGGCTTCCGCGTTGATGGGGGTCACTGCCAGCAGGAAGTCGAAGCTCGACGCGATCTCGTCGATGCCGCGGTCGGCGCGCACGACGGCATCGACGAAGGCCTTTCGGCCGAAAGCGCGGTGCGTCGGCAGTCGAAAATCGTCCGATTTTGCGCGGGCGAAAGCGGCAACGGCTCTCAGCCCAGCGTCGAAGACGCTCGCGACCAGCCGCTCGCGCAGTTGCGGATAGATGCGGCGCGTTCCCGGCTCGCAGTAGATCGGCGCGAAGCGCACCGTCAGATGCGGATAGTCGGGCACAAGCGCCTTTCGGCCTGTCGTCGTCGGGCGCTCGACGAGCGTCACATGCGGCGTGCGGAACTTGCCTTCGATCGTCGCCGCCGTCTCGATCAAGGCCTTGGCGGCGACCTGTTCGGCGGCGCGCGCGCCGGCGACCACCTCGATCAAGAAGGGCGGAAGGAAGGGTGCGTCCTTGGCGGGCGGATCGTCGCTTTCCAGCTCGCCGAATTCGAGCACGATGAACAGGCCGAGACGCTGTTCGATCACCCGCCCGACACGTTCGATGATTGCGGCGGCGATATCAATATCGGGCGCCAGCAGATAGGCGGCGTTCGCCTGGGCGATGTCGCGCGCCACCGGCTGCTGGTGCCCGGCGGCGATGTGCACGCAAAGGAAGGGAACGAGGCGGTCGATGTGCAGCCGCCCACCCTCGCCGAAGTCCCGCCGGACGGCGCGGCCCTCCGTCAGCCGGCCGATGGCTTCGTCGAGCCAGACCGGAGCCGAACTTGTGGGTGCCGCTTTCTCCTCCGTCATCGCTGCCTCGCCAGCGTTTCGGTCAGGATCGGGACGAGCGAGCAGATCAGCGTCCGCAGTGAACGAAGCGCCTCGATATCCGGCTTGCCGGTCCACTCGTCCATGAAGGTCTTCTTGAGTTCGATCGCGATCGCACAGCCGGTCTCGGGAAAATGCTCGTGGATGAAGCGCGTCTGCTCTCCGCGCCCCTGGAAGGCGACGTTCTCGCGCACATCCACGGGTCGGCCGTCGATACGCGCGCCCCTGAGCACCGACATCAGCGTATCGATAACACCGGCCCACCTGGCTCGATCCATCGAGGCGGTGCCGATGTTGATTTCCGGGGCTTGGTCGGCGGCCGTGGGCGCGGCCTCCGGTCCCTGTCGCCGGTGGTTGTAGCTGTGCATGTCGAGCACGATGAAGCGACCGTGGCGGCGCTCGATCGCCGCCAGCATGGCATGCAGCATGGCATAGTATTCGTCGTGGACGGCGAGGGACGCCTCGATCATCTCCACGGGCGGATGTTCCCGCCAGACGGAAAGGCCCCAGGCTTGCGCCGGTTGAAGATAGACCGCGCCCGTGCGGGCCCGGTTGAGATCGACTTCGAAGCGGGACCTGTGAACGACGATGCGGTTGGCAAGATCGCGGATGACGAATTCCGTGTACGGATCCTCCTCGCGCAGCCGTTCCTCGTCCGTCAGGGCGGTGAGCGCGCGGGCGTCGCCGCGCATTGCATGCCCGTTGTGGATCGCGGTGCCGACGATCGGCCCGTCGCCGCGTTGCACGGTCCACCAGGTGGTTTCGCTGGCTGAGCGGAACTGTTCCGTCGGCTCGCTTGGCATCTTCGCTCCGGCACTCCCTCGCTCTGGTCGCTACGGGGATGCAACTCCCCGGTGGCCCGAAGGGTTCCGGAGCCGAGGAAAATTCCCGGGGGCCGTCGAGACGCAAGATCACTCTGCTCCGACAGCCGTCTTCACCCTTTTTGCTGGCCGATCTCGCCGAGAATCCACTGTCGGAAGGCGCTGATTTTCGGGGAGTTTCGCCGGTTTTCCGGATAGACCAGCCAATAGGCCTGGCTTTCGTCGCACAGCAGATCGAAGGGTTGGATCAGGCGCCCGTCGGCAAGTTCCGCGGCAAAGAAGGCCGGCGTCAGGATCGCCACGCCCTGTCCGGCGGTCGCCGCATTCCCCTCATAGACCTGGGCGCCCATGCTGGCGCCGGGCCGGCTCGCAAGCCCTTCCACTGGCACGTTGGCGGCGGCAAACCACCGCGCCCACCAGGGATCGCCGGGGTCGAGAAGCGGCAGCTGCAGCAGGTCGGCCGGTTCCTTCACGCCGCCGATGCTGGCCGCAAGGCCCGGGCTCAGCATCGGTGAAAAGTCGGCGTCGATCAGACGGTGGGCCGCGAGTCCCGGCCACGCGCCGCGGCCCGAGCGGATGCCGATATCGACCTCCTCGCGGCTGAAGTCGACGAGATGCGGCTCGGTCTGAAGGCGCACGGCAAGCGAGGGGTGGGCGATCTGAAACGAGCCGAGGCGCCGCGCCAGCCAGTTGGAGGCAAAGGTCGCGATCGTGCTGATGACCAGCGTTCCCTGGGCGCCGCCGCGCGCGTTCACATAGGCTTCGCTGAGCTGCTCGAAAACCTGCGTCACCACGGGGGCGAGCCGCTGGCCGACCTCGGTGAGCGCGATCTGGCGCGGGCGGCGCAGGAACAGCGGCGCGCCGAGCCGATCTTCGAGCACCTTGATCTGATAGCTCACTGCGGCTTGCGTCATGCCGAGTTCGCTTGCGGCGTTGGTGAAGCTTCCATGGCGCGCGACCGCCTCGAAGACGCGTATCGCCGTCAATGGTGGGAGCGGAAGTGTCTTATGCATTAAATGGCCTTATGCATGGTGACCGATATTCGATTGGAAGTTGATGCCGCCACAACCATTTTCAAGGTCCGTCCATTAGACGGATTGATGAAGAGGATGACGGCTATGACAACCATTCAAGTACGTAGTTTTTCGTCGACAAACGATTTTTCCGTCGGTTCCTGGCTGGCGTTCCTGTTCGCGAGGAAGAGCCGGACGACCGATGTCGTCGACGTCAGGGATCTGTCGGATCACCTGAAGCGGGATATGGGCTTTCTCGACGGCAACCGCCCCGAGGGGCACGACCTCCCGACCACGTGATTTCGCCCGCCCGTATGATTTCGCCCTACCGGATGATTTCGAAAGACCCGGGCGGACCTCCCACCGCCCGGGTCTTTTCATGCCCGCGACGCGTCGTTGTCGTCGGGGAGCAGTTTTCCACGACCCGCCTGCTCTTTGGGTCAGAATTCCTTTAATCTACTAGTTAAGTGGATAATCTCGGTAATGTCCGGTCGACGCAGCTTTGCGGCGGCCGCCTGAGATGAGGTCCATGATGAGCATGCTGCGGCAATATGAGCGTTTGAGTGCGATCCGCGAGGTCCTGCAGGGCCGGCTGGAACTGCACGAGGCACGCGATTGTTTTGGTTTCGAGGATATCGAGGATGGCACGGTCCACGAACTCAAGGACCGTATCGCCGAACTCTCCGAGGAGATTTCGACCTTGAAAAGCCGCTGCGATCGCTATCAAAGCTTCGGCCGTCGGTGATCAAACCCGCCAACAATGACCCCAAGTGACGGCGGAACGCCGTCGATGAATGGAACATCCCCATGACATTGCATGTGAATTCCCGCGTCGCAGATTATGCGATCAACCCGCTTTTCCTCGAGCGCTGGTCTCCGCGCGCCTATTCGGGTGCCGAGATCTCCGAGTCCGAACTGCTTCAGATTCTCGAGGCTGCCCGCTGGGCGCCGTCCGCCTACAATGCCCAGCCTTGGCATTTCGTCTATGCGCGCCGCGGCGGCGAAGGCTGGGAGAGCCTGCTCGGCCTCCTCAACGAATTCAACCGGAGCTGGGCGGCGGAGGCCTCGGCGCTGATCTTCGTGCTGTCGAAGACCTCTCTGCTGCCGCCGGGCGCCAGCGAGGAAGTGCCGTCCTACACCCATTCCTTCGACGCCGGTGCCGCTTGGGGTGCGCTGGCGCTGCAGGCCGCCCATTCCGGCTGGCAGGCGCACGGCATGGCCGGTCTCGACTATGAGCGAGCGCGCGCCGAGCTTGGCGTGCCGGAGAACTTCCGGATCGAAGCGGCCGTCGCGATCGGGCGCCTCGGCGACAAGGCGCTGCTGCCGCAAGCGCTGCAGCAGCGCGAGCAGCCTAGCCCGCGCAAGGCGCTGTCGGAGATCGTATCGGAAGGCCGGTTCGTCGCTGGCTGATCCGTGAAACCAGGTACCGCGGGGAGGTGGGGCTTGCCGGCCCGACCTCTCAGGGGTCGTCGCTCTCATCCCGGCTGGTCTCGTTCAGCGCCTGCACGGTGACAGCTGCCACGAGGCCGGTCAGGACGATGCCGGAAAAGCCGATCACCAGTGCCAGTACCCGCGCGCTCAGATGCTTGGGCGTGATGTCGCCATAGCCGATGGTCAGGCCCGTGACGAAGGTGAAGTAAAGCGCCTCGTCGAGCCGCCAGTCTTCGATACGCCAGATGATGATGCCGGCCCCTACCATCACGATCAGGATCGCCGAGAAGATCGGCCAAAGCAGCTGAAGCTGCTGGTAGAGATTGAAGAAAAATCGGCGTCGCATTCTTTTCGTCTGCCGCCGGCGTTGAGACTCTGCCACCGCATTCCTCCCTCTCGCGGGTAGGCCCGATGCGACCACGCCCTCGTGACGCTCCACCCCTGGCCCGTTTCCCGTCGGCGAAATCCCCTCTCGACGCGAGCTGCCGTGATCAGGATAGACCTGAGTCGGGACGGCTTCCAGCGCCCGTTTTGCCAGTCGGCAGGTAAGGTACGATGCGGACAATTGCATTTCTTGCAACCGCTTTGGCCGAGTGTTATCGATTTAGAATAATCTCATGAATCTCCTGCCGCAGGAGGATCCCGTTGGCATCGCATGAGCATTCACTTGCCGGCGACGGCCGCGGCCTCTCCGCGGGCCTGCGGCTCGACGTGATCGCAGGTCTGACGGCCGCTGCCCTGGTCCTGCCCTAGGCGATGGCCTATGCCACGGTCGCGGGCCTGCCGGTCAGCGTCGGTCTCTACACCGCCTTCGTGCCGATGATCATCTATGCGCTTCTCGGCACCTCCCGCGTCCTGAGCGTTTCATCGACCACCACCCTTGCGATCCTCGCCGGCACGCAGCTCGGCCTTGCCGTCCCCGACGGCGATCCCGCCAAGCTCCTGACGGCAACCGCGACGCTGACCGCCCTGACCGGCGCGCTTCTCTTCCTCGCATCGCTGCTGCGCTTCGGCTTCGTCGCCAACTTCATCTCGTCGCCGGTGCTGATCGGGTTCAAGGCCGGCATCGGCCTCGTCATCGTGCTCGATCAGGTGCCGAAGCTGCTCGGCATCCACATTACCAAGGAAGGCTTCTTCCGCGATATCCTCAGCATCGCCGGCCACCTGTCCGAGACCTCGATGCTCACGCTCGCGATCGCCGCCGCGGCGCTGGTGGCGCTGCTGGCGATGGAACGGCTCTGGCCGCATTCGCCGGCGCCGCTTCTGGCCGTGGCCGCTGCCATCGCGCTTTCCTGGTTTGCCGGGCTGCAGGCGCTCGGCGTCTCCACCGTCGGCTTCATCCCGCAATCGCTGCCGTCGCTGACGCTTCCGAGCCTCGGTCTTGTCCAGGAACTGTTGCCGGGCGCGCTCGGCATCGCGTTGATGAGCTTCACCGAAACCATTGCCGCCGGCCGCGCCTTTGCCGCGCCGTCTGATCCGCCGATCCGGGCGAACCGGGAATTGCTGGCAACGGGTGCTGCCAATTTCGCGGGCGCTTTCTTCGGCGCCATGAGCGCCGGCGGCGGTACGTCGCAGACCGCCGTGGTGCGGGCTGTCGGCGGCCACAGCCAGATGGCGTCGCTGGTCACCGCGGCGGCCGCGGCGGCGACCATGCTGGTGCTGGCGCCGCTGCTCGGTCTGCTGCCGCAGGCCGTCCTTGCGGCCATCGTCATCGTCTACTCGGTCGGGCTCATCAAACCGGCGGATTTCCTCTCCGTCCGCAAGGTCCGGCTGATGGAGTTTCACTGGGCGCTGGCCGCCTTCCTCGGCGTGCTCTTCTTCGGCACGCTGCAGGGCATCATCGTCGCGATCGTGCTGTCCTTCATCGGGCTCGCGCGCCAGGCGGCCTCGGCAAAGGTCTATGTCGTCGGGCGCAAGCGCGGAACCGATCGGCTGCGGCCGCTCTCGCCCGAGCACCCCGATGATGAGACCTTCGAGGGGTTGCTGATCATCCGCCCGGAGGGCCGGCTCTTCTTCGCCAATGCCCAGCAGGTGGCGGACCAGGCGCAGATGCTGGTCGCGCAGCAGAAGCCAAGGGTGCTCGTGCTCGACATGAGCCGGGTGATCGACATCGAATATTCGGCGCTTCAGATGATGATGGAGGGCGAGCGGCGCATCAGCGGGCAGGGCGTTACCGTCTGGCTGTCCGAACTGAACCCGGATGTGCTCGCCTATGTGCGCGCATCCGGCTTTGCCGACCAACTCGGCCCCGACCGCCTGTTCGTCAACACCCGCACGGCGCTGCAGCATCATCTGGCCGGCACCGCGCCGGCCTAAGCAATTCCAGGAAAAGTGCGCAGCGGTTTTCCGTCCGGAATTGCGGGGCAGGAAAGCCAATTCCAGGAAAAGTGCGCAGCGGTTTTCCGTCCGGAATTGCGGAGCAGGAAAACCAATCCCAGGAAAGTGCGCAGCGGTTTTCCGTCCGGAATTGCGCGATAGGAAGGCGAGTTCCAGGAAAAGTGCGCAGCGGTCTTCCGTGCGAATTTGCGCTCTATTCCGCCATCATCTCGCCCGTTCCGCCGAAGGCCGGCGGGAAGTCGCGATATTTCGGCAGGCCGTCCTTCATCGGCAGCACCGTATCCTGATAGTTGACGTGCAGCATCGGTTTGAAGGCCAGCGACGGGATTGCCGCGGCAAAGACGTCGGTGACACCCCAGAGCGGATGCTCGGTCATGAGATGGCCGCCGCAGGCCTTGCACCATTTGCGTACGCTCGTTGCCGTCTTCTGGTAGCCGACGAGATTGTCCGCACCCTTGACGATCTTGACCTTTTCCGGTGGCCAGAGCGTGAAGGCGTTGACCGGACCTGCCGACCAGCTGCGGCAGGAACTGCAATGGCAATAGCCCATGGCGGCCGGATCGCCGCTCACTTCGATCTCGACTGCGCCGCAGAAGCACTTTCCGTTGAGGCTGCCGTTTCCTGCCATGACTTTCTCCTTTCGGCTCTTGTCACCCGGAAATCTGGCTCTAGCGGATCACCGGCGTGAACCCTGACTGAGGGTCTCACTCTGAGCCCTGAGGTCAACGCCTCCTTTCGAGCTAGTTGCATTGCCGGCGGTTTTGGAAATAAAAGATGAGTACAATACTCATATTTGTTGTGTGTGCTGCGAGGACACGCTAATGAACGCCGGCGCTGCCTCGTGCGCGCCGCGCCATGTCTCTCATCTTCGCTCTGCCGACGGCTCCGGATCGGCCCTGAAAATTGTCATGCCAGAGAAATCAGCTTCGCATTTGATGCTCGACGACGCGATTGTGGCCTACTACGACGAGCTCTGCGCGATGACGCGGCGACGTGGTCACCAGGCGGCCACCGCAAACGAGGTCGTGCACGAGCTTTATGTCCGGCTGGTCGATCGGCGCACGCCGCTTGAGGGCAAGTCTTCGCTGAGGGCGTTCCTGCGCCGCGCCTGCGCCAATCTCGGCATCGACCGGCTGCGGCGCGACCGTTTCGAGCTCAAGCTCTTCTCCGGTAGCGAAGAAGACGCCCTGGCGGTCGCCAGCGATATCGCCGCACCCGACGCCAACATCGATCTTCCCCGGCGGCTGACGATCCTGAAGAGAGCGATCATGGAGATGTCGCTGCAGCGGCGGCGCGTCTTTCTCGCAAGCCGCATCGGCAACCTCACCTCGGACGAAATCGCCATGCGCACGGGGATCAGCCGCAACATGGTCTACCGCCATCTGCGCAAGGCCTATCTGCATTGCCTCGACCGGCTGGAGGAGGTGTTGTGATGGCGCGTGACAGGCGGGTGCGCGAGCAGGCGGTGGACTGGCTGGTCCGCCTGACGGGCGATCCCGGCGATGAAGCGTTGCGGCTCGCCTTCGAACGCTGGCGCGCGGAGGATCCTGCCCATGCCGAGATTTTTGCCCGCGCCCAAAGGGCGATCGGCGACGCATCGCTCTTGATCCGGCGCGAACCGGAATTTGCCCAAAAGGCTGTGACAGCGACCGGGACGCGGCGAAAAACCGTAACCGCGCTCGCGGCCGTCGTAACCATCGGCGCCTGCCTCTTTCTTGCGCTCGACGGCCCCATGTGGGTGCGGGCGGACGTCATCGCGGGCAAGGGCGAACGGCCGATCCTTGCGCTTGAGGATGGCTCGACCTTGCAGCTCAACGCCCAGTCGGCCGTCGCCTATCAGTTCAATTCCGCCGAGCGGCGGATCGTACTGCTGCGTGGCGAGGCCTTCGTCCAGGTCGCAGCCGACAGCAGCCGACCCTTTGTCGTCGAGGCTGGAGGCGGCACGACGACCGCACTGGGCACTGCATTCGACGTCAATCTTACCGACGACGGCACCAGCGTCACCGTGATCGAACACGCGGTATCGGTCGCGACCGACGCGGCGATGCTGCCGCGCCGCATGGCGGTCAACGAGCAGGTCCGCTACGACCATGACGGCCGGCTCGGCGATATCACCCCGATCGATCCGTTCGTGGCGGCAGCATGGCGACAGGGGCGCCTGGTCTTCGAGGAACGCACGATCGCCTCGGTCGTCGAGGAAATCGGGCGCTACGTTCCCGGCAAGATCCTGATCGCCGATGCCGGCGTCGGCGCCAGGCAGGTCTCCGGCAGCTTCGATCTCTCCGATCCTGTCGGCGCATTGCAAGGTCTTGCCGAAGCCTTCGACGTCAAGGTCACCCGGATTGGACCCTACGTCACGATCCTTCGCTAAAAAAAATCGAGGACAGGTATCCCTGAACCGGCACCTCGTTCGTCCAGAAACCAGACCCCGGCCGTTTCGGCCATCTCTCTGTCTGGAACCATCATGCCATATTCGAATACGACCGGCCGCCGCCGCCAATCCGGAATTTTCAGCCTGCTGATGGCAGGCACCGTTTTTGCCCTCACCACGACTGTCGCGCTCGCGCAAGATGCGTTGCGGTACCCGGTCGACGTGCCCGCGGGCAAACTGACGACCGCCGTCAACCGCCTGGCCGCGCAGCTCAAGCTGCAGGTGGTGTTCGACAGCTCGGTCGCCTCAGGTGTCACCACGCCAGGCCTTTCCGGCGAGATGACGGCCGAAGAGGCGCTGGCGCGGCTGCTAAGCGGAACGGGTATCCGCTATCGCTTCGTCGGCGGCTCGACGGTGAAGCTGATGGGTGCCGTGGAAGCCGCGCCGCCGGCAGACGGCGAAGGCACGAAGCTCGCACCCATCGTCGCCCGCGGCGACGCCAAGGACGGTGACCGTGCGCCGAACATCGCGGTTCTTGACGCCGAGGATATCGAAAAGGCCCAGGCATCGAGCCTTCCGGAATTGCTGCAGAAGACGCCCGGCGTGTCGATGGGCGGTGGCGTGCGCCTCGAAGGACAGACGCTCGCCATTCGCGGTTTTGCCCGGCAGTCGGACGTTCGCATCATCCTCGACGGCGCGCCGAAGAACTTCGAGAAATACGATCAAGGCACCGTCTTCATCGAGCCCGAACTGCTCAAGCGCGTGGAGATCGAAAAGGGCGCGACGTCGGTGCGCTACGGCAATGGCGGCTTCGGCGGCACGGTGCTGATGGAGACCAAGGACGCGGCCGACATGCTCCGGCCGGGCGAAGAATGGGGCGTCTGGGCCAAGTCCGGTTTCCAGAGCGCCAACAAGCAGTTTCTCGAAACCGGCGCGCTCTACGGAAAGTCGGATTTCGGCGGCCCGATCACCTATGACGGCCTTCTGGCGGGCACGTGGCGCAAGAGCGACGACATGCGCGTCGGCGGCGGAGAGGTCTACAACTATTCCAACTCGAAGCTGACCTCCCTGCTTGCCAATGTCGGTGCCGTATATGACGGTCATGAGATCAGGGGCACGGTCGCCTACGGCCAGAACGACAACTGGGGACCCGTGGCCGCCATCCGCGGCCAGTCGGCGCCGTCGGACTACAACATCACCCGCTATGGCTACAAGGAAGCGATGCGCCGGCTGCTCACCTGGCGCGA comes from Ensifer sp. PDNC004 and encodes:
- a CDS encoding flavohemoglobin expression-modulating QEGLA motif protein translates to MTEEKAAPTSSAPVWLDEAIGRLTEGRAVRRDFGEGGRLHIDRLVPFLCVHIAAGHQQPVARDIAQANAAYLLAPDIDIAAAIIERVGRVIEQRLGLFIVLEFGELESDDPPAKDAPFLPPFLIEVVAGARAAEQVAAKALIETAATIEGKFRTPHVTLVERPTTTGRKALVPDYPHLTVRFAPIYCEPGTRRIYPQLRERLVASVFDAGLRAVAAFARAKSDDFRLPTHRAFGRKAFVDAVVRADRGIDEIASSFDFLLAVTPINAEAAWAEFASGGFSKSPRLYYRPLTLQIETAKRKLFSLNFEHLEDPLLYALYREKQQEVDLQLSMISARETRTFVEFGRALYGPVEATLHDAASEILARTAPDPDAPSSRADRRDCEYIRERAQAMITAYRRQSADFSASIDIRDDLPAGLLVSRGQLLIARSSALDADRVEALLNHEIGVHLLTYFNGSAQGLRILRSGLAGYEGMQEGLAVFAEYLSAGMTIDRLRVLAARVVGCVAMLDGAPFPQTYRLLVDGHGFTAAEAFNITLRIYRGGGLVKDAIYLRGLLQLLDHLARGGSLEPFWMGKIAASHFSAIQELSLRGLLGAAALRPIFLDEVKARDRLQRAQGGLSPLDLIAE
- a CDS encoding N-formylglutamate amidohydrolase — encoded protein: MPSEPTEQFRSASETTWWTVQRGDGPIVGTAIHNGHAMRGDARALTALTDEERLREEDPYTEFVIRDLANRIVVHRSRFEVDLNRARTGAVYLQPAQAWGLSVWREHPPVEMIEASLAVHDEYYAMLHAMLAAIERRHGRFIVLDMHSYNHRRQGPEAAPTAADQAPEINIGTASMDRARWAGVIDTLMSVLRGARIDGRPVDVRENVAFQGRGEQTRFIHEHFPETGCAIAIELKKTFMDEWTGKPDIEALRSLRTLICSLVPILTETLARQR
- a CDS encoding LysR substrate-binding domain-containing protein; this encodes MHKTLPLPPLTAIRVFEAVARHGSFTNAASELGMTQAAVSYQIKVLEDRLGAPLFLRRPRQIALTEVGQRLAPVVTQVFEQLSEAYVNARGGAQGTLVISTIATFASNWLARRLGSFQIAHPSLAVRLQTEPHLVDFSREEVDIGIRSGRGAWPGLAAHRLIDADFSPMLSPGLAASIGGVKEPADLLQLPLLDPGDPWWARWFAAANVPVEGLASRPGASMGAQVYEGNAATAGQGVAILTPAFFAAELADGRLIQPFDLLCDESQAYWLVYPENRRNSPKISAFRQWILGEIGQQKG
- a CDS encoding nitroreductase family protein, coding for MHVNSRVADYAINPLFLERWSPRAYSGAEISESELLQILEAARWAPSAYNAQPWHFVYARRGGEGWESLLGLLNEFNRSWAAEASALIFVLSKTSLLPPGASEEVPSYTHSFDAGAAWGALALQAAHSGWQAHGMAGLDYERARAELGVPENFRIEAAVAIGRLGDKALLPQALQQREQPSPRKALSEIVSEGRFVAG
- a CDS encoding potassium channel family protein, translated to MRRRFFFNLYQQLQLLWPIFSAILIVMVGAGIIIWRIEDWRLDEALYFTFVTGLTIGYGDITPKHLSARVLALVIGFSGIVLTGLVAAVTVQALNETSRDESDDP
- a CDS encoding SulP family inorganic anion transporter, which gives rise to MAYATVAGLPVSVGLYTAFVPMIIYALLGTSRVLSVSSTTTLAILAGTQLGLAVPDGDPAKLLTATATLTALTGALLFLASLLRFGFVANFISSPVLIGFKAGIGLVIVLDQVPKLLGIHITKEGFFRDILSIAGHLSETSMLTLAIAAAALVALLAMERLWPHSPAPLLAVAAAIALSWFAGLQALGVSTVGFIPQSLPSLTLPSLGLVQELLPGALGIALMSFTETIAAGRAFAAPSDPPIRANRELLATGAANFAGAFFGAMSAGGGTSQTAVVRAVGGHSQMASLVTAAAAAATMLVLAPLLGLLPQAVLAAIVIVYSVGLIKPADFLSVRKVRLMEFHWALAAFLGVLFFGTLQGIIVAIVLSFIGLARQAASAKVYVVGRKRGTDRLRPLSPEHPDDETFEGLLIIRPEGRLFFANAQQVADQAQMLVAQQKPRVLVLDMSRVIDIEYSALQMMMEGERRISGQGVTVWLSELNPDVLAYVRASGFADQLGPDRLFVNTRTALQHHLAGTAPA
- a CDS encoding GFA family protein, translated to MAGNGSLNGKCFCGAVEIEVSGDPAAMGYCHCSSCRSWSAGPVNAFTLWPPEKVKIVKGADNLVGYQKTATSVRKWCKACGGHLMTEHPLWGVTDVFAAAIPSLAFKPMLHVNYQDTVLPMKDGLPKYRDFPPAFGGTGEMMAE
- a CDS encoding RNA polymerase sigma factor; its protein translation is MPEKSASHLMLDDAIVAYYDELCAMTRRRGHQAATANEVVHELYVRLVDRRTPLEGKSSLRAFLRRACANLGIDRLRRDRFELKLFSGSEEDALAVASDIAAPDANIDLPRRLTILKRAIMEMSLQRRRVFLASRIGNLTSDEIAMRTGISRNMVYRHLRKAYLHCLDRLEEVL
- a CDS encoding FecR family protein; protein product: MARDRRVREQAVDWLVRLTGDPGDEALRLAFERWRAEDPAHAEIFARAQRAIGDASLLIRREPEFAQKAVTATGTRRKTVTALAAVVTIGACLFLALDGPMWVRADVIAGKGERPILALEDGSTLQLNAQSAVAYQFNSAERRIVLLRGEAFVQVAADSSRPFVVEAGGGTTTALGTAFDVNLTDDGTSVTVIEHAVSVATDAAMLPRRMAVNEQVRYDHDGRLGDITPIDPFVAAAWRQGRLVFEERTIASVVEEIGRYVPGKILIADAGVGARQVSGSFDLSDPVGALQGLAEAFDVKVTRIGPYVTILR